A genomic window from Silene latifolia isolate original U9 population chromosome Y, ASM4854445v1, whole genome shotgun sequence includes:
- the LOC141629446 gene encoding RHOMBOID-like protein 9, chloroplastic, producing MTEDSIVTYQNVTELRSAYTRESSQSSPLFTVKDGANLYLISILISMNIAVFLFEIASPIKNSENNLWSLPLMYGAKVNDLIMLGEWWRILTPMFLHAGFLHVGLSSWVLLSFGPQVCKGYGAFTFFLVFVFGGISGNFTSFLHTSDPSVGGSNLSQYRKFIMLQLLKWEKINIKVFTYFFGMKTTQ from the exons ATGACTGAAGACTCAATCGTTACTTATCAAAATGTGACCGAGTTAAGGAGTGCTTACACCCGGGAATCATCCCAATCATCTCCTTTGTTTACTGTGAAAGACGGTGCAAATCTATACTTGAT AAGTATACTGATTTCAATGAACATCGCGGTGTTTCTATTCGAGATAGCAAGCCCTATAAAGAATTCTGAAAATAACCTCTGGTCATTGCCTTTGATGTATGGCGCCAAGGTTAATGATTTGATCATGCTCGGAGAATGGTGGAGAATTTTGACACCCATGTTTCTG CATGCTGGATTTCTGCACGTCGGACTTAGTTCATGGGTCCTTCTCTCTTTCGGTCCTCAAGTTTGCAAGGGATATGGAGCTTTTACATTCTTCTTGGTTTTTGTATTTGGAGGGATTTCAGGAAATTTCACAAGTTTTCTTCATACTTCTGACCCCTCTGTTGGAGGATCA AACTTGTCGCAATATCGAAAGTTCATCATGTTGCAACTTCTTAAATGGGAGAAAATTAATATAAAG GTGTTTACCTATTTTTTTGGGATGAAGACAACTCAGTAA
- the LOC141629447 gene encoding protein FAR-RED ELONGATED HYPOCOTYL 3-like: MNPNLTLVEFLMRFESAMDAQRWKQSKLIADSKNSFPSLEAPHPLEKHASVFYTPVIFFEFQVEWNAACFTCGVKVLRGNTSDNIPIHDRDRNKVYYVGFIPDGVKLSCSCKKFERHGILCRHALYVLKEQGFEKVPNHYLLSRWSKLALCQPLCGNFPETLNEDCSALEVQKIKLGNLWSELFSCVTIAEQKPECIDELMDLLKSFKDKMILESSPSECSSGVTGEKSRNKNKELEMLLGTKIPTEVMVLNPIQSKTKGSGKRLVSQKDKAVQEHKKAPRKCNACGELGFHDSRNCPGRA, from the coding sequence ATGAATCCAAACTTAACTTTGGTGGAGTTTCTTATGAGATTTGAAAGTGCTATGGACGCTCAAAGGTGGAAACAGTCCAAATTAATTGCCGATTCAAAAAATTCTTTCCCTAGTCTAGAAGCACCTCACCCTTTGGAGAAGCACGCTTCTGTGTTTTACACTCCTGTCATATTTTTTGAATTTCAGGTCGAGTGGAACGCTGCCTGTTTTACTTGTGGGGTTAAGGTTTTAAGGGGTAATACGTCAGACAATATTCCCATCCATGATCGTGATAGAAATAAGGTATATTATGTTGGATTTATTCCTGATGGAGTGAAGTTAAGCTGCTCATGTAAAAAATTTGAGAGGCATGGTATCCTGTGCCGACATGCTCTATATGTGTTGAAGGAACAAGGATTTGAAAAAGTGCCCAACCATTATTTGCTAAGTAGATGGAGCAAATTGGCTCTATGTCAGCCACTTTGTGGTAATTTTCCCGAGACTTTGAATGAAGATTGCAGTGCTTTAGAGGTTCAGAAAATCAAGCTTGGCAACCTATGGTCTGAATTATTCTCTTGTGTGACAATAGCAGAACAGAAGCCGGAGTGTATCGATGAGTTAATGGACCTACTTAAAAGTTTCAAGGACAAGATGATCTTAGAAAGTAGCCCGTCTGAATGTAGTAGTGGTGTCACGGGTGAAAAGTccagaaacaaaaataaagagctTGAAATGTTGTTAGGTACAAAGATACCAACTGAAGTTATGGTTTTAAATCCTATACAATCAAAGACTAAGGGGTCTGGGAAACGACTGGTATCCCAAAAGGATAAAGCTGTGCAAGAACATAAGAAAGCGCCGAGGAAATGTAATGCTTGTGGTGAATTGGGATTCCATGATAGTCGGAATTGCCCCGGGAGAGCATGA